The proteins below come from a single Agrococcus beijingensis genomic window:
- a CDS encoding sodium-dependent transporter: protein MTVTKAPIDRGRFSNKTVFIMAAIGSAVGLGNIWRFPYVAYEGGGGAFILPYLVALLVAGIPLLLLDYAIGHSQRGSAPLSFARLSRRLEFIGWWQVAICVVIAVYYAAILAWSAQYVGFSFTQAWGDDPETFFFEDFLRSQSTSITLDFVPAVLITMLIVWLLLIVVMALGVQNGVGATSVIFIPVLLIAFGALVVQALSLPGAIDGLQTLFQPNWVALLDPAVWASAFGQIFFSLSVGFGIMITYASYVGRKIDMTGSAFVVGFANSGFELLCGIGVFSALGFLAQASAVPVDEVVAQGIGLAFVAFPAIISEAPLGTLLGVLFFTSLVLAGFTSLVSIMEVVISAVRDKLELGRVAATLVVTVPIALVSILLFSTTSGLTVLDISDYFINRFGILLVALVAMLAVGWGIRRVPWFAEHMSRYGSIRLGRWWVALVLFITPVLVAFMLVLEVIDAVTVPYGGYAPWMLAVFGWGIAAAALLAGILLAIPKWKASTPLEAPTHDEEVIR from the coding sequence ATGACCGTCACCAAGGCACCGATCGATCGCGGTCGATTCTCGAACAAGACCGTCTTCATCATGGCGGCCATCGGCTCGGCCGTCGGGCTCGGCAACATCTGGCGGTTCCCCTACGTCGCCTACGAGGGCGGCGGCGGCGCGTTCATCCTGCCGTACCTCGTCGCGCTGCTCGTCGCGGGCATCCCGCTGCTGCTGCTCGACTATGCCATCGGGCACTCGCAGCGCGGCTCCGCGCCGCTGTCGTTCGCCCGCCTGTCGCGTCGGCTCGAGTTCATCGGCTGGTGGCAGGTCGCCATCTGCGTCGTCATCGCCGTCTACTACGCGGCGATCCTCGCCTGGTCGGCGCAGTACGTGGGCTTCTCCTTCACCCAGGCGTGGGGCGACGACCCGGAGACGTTCTTCTTCGAGGACTTCCTGCGCTCGCAGTCGACGTCGATCACGCTCGACTTCGTGCCCGCGGTGCTGATCACCATGCTGATCGTCTGGCTGCTGCTGATCGTCGTGATGGCGCTGGGCGTCCAGAACGGCGTGGGGGCGACATCCGTCATCTTCATCCCCGTGCTGCTGATCGCCTTCGGCGCGCTCGTGGTGCAGGCGCTCTCGCTGCCCGGTGCGATCGACGGCCTCCAGACGCTCTTCCAGCCCAACTGGGTGGCGCTGCTCGACCCTGCGGTGTGGGCCAGCGCCTTCGGGCAGATCTTCTTCTCGCTGTCGGTCGGCTTCGGCATCATGATCACCTACGCCTCCTACGTCGGGCGCAAGATCGACATGACCGGTTCGGCGTTCGTGGTCGGGTTCGCGAACTCCGGCTTCGAGCTGCTCTGCGGCATCGGCGTGTTCTCGGCGCTCGGGTTCCTCGCTCAGGCATCGGCGGTGCCGGTCGACGAGGTGGTCGCGCAGGGCATCGGCCTGGCGTTCGTCGCCTTCCCCGCGATCATCTCCGAGGCGCCGCTCGGCACGCTGCTGGGCGTGCTGTTCTTCACCTCGCTCGTGCTCGCCGGGTTCACGTCGCTCGTCAGCATCATGGAGGTCGTCATCTCGGCGGTGCGCGACAAGCTCGAGCTCGGCCGGGTCGCCGCGACGCTCGTCGTGACCGTGCCGATCGCGCTCGTCAGCATCCTGCTCTTCTCGACCACGAGCGGACTCACGGTGCTCGACATCTCCGACTACTTCATCAACCGCTTCGGCATCCTGCTCGTCGCGCTGGTGGCGATGCTCGCGGTCGGCTGGGGCATCCGCCGCGTGCCCTGGTTCGCCGAGCACATGAGTCGCTACGGCTCGATCCGGCTGGGGCGCTGGTGGGTGGCGCTCGTGCTGTTCATCACCCCCGTGCTCGTCGCCTTCATGCTGGTGCTCGAGGTGATCGACGCGGTGACCGTGCCCTACGGCGGGTACGCGCCCTGGATGCTCGCGGTGTTCGGGTGGGGGATCGCCGCCGCCGCGCTGCTCGCGGGCATCCTGCTCGCGATCCCGAAGTGGAAGGCGTCGACGCCGCTCGAAGCGCCGACGCACGACGAGGAGGTGATCCGATGA
- a CDS encoding sugar ABC transporter permease: MSIEIEPIAAGLQRDERRPAPQPRMSFRKWLRELGWRHLVGIAVGLFAIFPLLYVLSASLNPSGSLTGSNVLFRTIAFDNYVTLFTDPNRPYGAWFANTMLVGIVTSLATVFLGALAAYSFSRMRFTGRRAGLLSLVLVQMFPQMLAIVAIYILMRGISDVFPAIGLDSQIGLILVYLGGALGVNTYLMYGFFNTVPASIDEAAKIDGAGHARIFFTIILRLVAPILAVVGLLSFIGTASEFLIASVILQSPEKLTLAVGLYRLISDENNANFPLFAAGAVLAAIPVMVLFLWLQKYIVGGLTAGAVK; encoded by the coding sequence ATGAGCATCGAGATCGAACCCATCGCCGCCGGCCTGCAGCGCGACGAGCGCCGGCCCGCTCCGCAGCCCAGGATGAGCTTCCGCAAGTGGCTGCGCGAGCTCGGCTGGCGCCACCTCGTCGGCATCGCGGTGGGCCTGTTCGCGATCTTCCCGCTGCTCTACGTGCTGAGCGCGTCGCTCAACCCGAGCGGCTCGCTGACGGGCTCGAACGTGCTCTTCCGCACCATCGCCTTCGACAACTACGTCACGCTGTTCACCGATCCCAACCGGCCATACGGCGCCTGGTTCGCCAACACGATGCTGGTCGGCATCGTCACGTCGCTCGCCACGGTGTTCCTCGGCGCGCTCGCCGCCTACTCCTTCAGCCGCATGCGCTTCACCGGTCGCCGCGCGGGCCTCCTGAGCCTCGTGCTGGTGCAGATGTTCCCGCAGATGCTCGCGATCGTCGCGATCTACATCCTCATGCGCGGCATCTCCGACGTCTTCCCGGCGATCGGCCTCGACAGTCAGATCGGCCTGATCCTGGTCTACCTCGGCGGCGCGCTCGGCGTGAACACCTACCTGATGTACGGCTTCTTCAACACGGTGCCCGCCTCGATCGACGAGGCAGCGAAGATCGACGGCGCCGGCCACGCGCGCATCTTCTTCACGATCATCCTGCGCCTGGTCGCGCCGATCCTCGCGGTCGTCGGGCTGCTCTCCTTCATCGGCACCGCGAGCGAGTTCCTGATCGCCTCGGTCATCCTCCAGAGCCCCGAGAAGCTGACGCTGGCCGTGGGCCTCTACCGGCTCATCTCCGACGAGAACAACGCCAACTTCCCGCTGTTCGCCGCCGGCGCGGTGCTCGCCGCCATCCCCGTGATGGTGCTGTTCCTCTGGCTGCAGAAATACATCGTCGGTGGCCTGACCGCCGGCGCGGTCAAGTAG
- a CDS encoding methionine/alanine import family NSS transporter small subunit, with the protein MTADAVVLMVVSMVVLWGGLAAAIVNIVRFKGPEPTESMRDL; encoded by the coding sequence ATGACCGCGGATGCCGTGGTGCTGATGGTCGTGAGCATGGTCGTGCTGTGGGGCGGCCTCGCCGCCGCCATCGTCAACATCGTGCGGTTCAAGGGCCCGGAGCCCACCGAGTCGATGCGCGATCTCTGA
- a CDS encoding DUF485 domain-containing protein — protein sequence MAEHDDPIAERSVAMQASPEFQHLRRTFMRFIVPAAAIFLAWYLAYVLIAGFAPDFFATRVGDSYINIGLLFGLGQFVTTFAITMLYSRWANRVYDRQAEPLRHEMEQVVKVGSA from the coding sequence ATGGCCGAGCATGACGATCCGATCGCCGAACGGAGCGTGGCCATGCAGGCCTCGCCCGAGTTCCAGCACCTCCGGCGCACCTTCATGCGCTTCATCGTGCCGGCTGCGGCGATCTTCCTCGCCTGGTACCTCGCCTACGTGCTGATCGCCGGTTTCGCGCCCGACTTCTTCGCCACCCGCGTCGGCGACAGCTACATCAACATCGGCCTGCTGTTCGGGCTCGGCCAGTTCGTGACCACTTTCGCGATCACGATGCTCTACAGCCGCTGGGCGAACCGCGTCTACGACCGCCAGGCAGAGCCGCTGCGGCACGAGATGGAGCAGGTCGTCAAGGTCGGGAGCGCCTGA